A segment of the Victivallis lenta genome:
AGCTGGTGGCTTCTCGTCCGCACGCACTACGGCATCGGGCAGGCCTTCAGCAGCGACCGGGGAAAAAGCTGGCACGACATCGGCGACTCCGGCCTCGGCGGCCCGAATTCGCGCTTCGCGGTCCGCCGTCTGAAATCCGGCCGCCTGCTGCTCGTGAATCACCAGTCCCCGCTGCCGCTGCCCGGCGAGAAGCGGCAGACCTGGGGCGGCGCGCGCGAGAAACTCACCGCATGGCTCTCCGACGACGACGGCCGGAGCTGGTACGGCCGGATGATGATCGATGAACGCCCGGGCGTCTCCTACCCGGATTTCACGGAAGGGAGCGACGGCTTCGTTTACTGCATCTACGACCATGAACGGCTCGAACGCGGCGAAATCCTGCTCGCGCGCTTCACGGAGGAGGACGTCGCGGCCGGTTCGTTCGTCACGCCGGGCGGCTTCACGCGCGGCGTCGTCAGCGCCTTCCCCGCAAAAAAATAACGGATTTTTTCGAACCGCGCAGGAAATCCGAACGATTCGGGGGTATATTGTATACAATCACGGGAAATGACCGAATTTTCCGTGATTGTACTTTTTTTTCCGGCGAAGTTGGGGAGATAGACGCATGGGCGCACAAACCGAAAAACTCGGCACCGATCCGGTCATGCCGCTCCTGCTGCGGCTGGCGCTGCCCTCCATGGCGGGACTGATCATCGGCAATCTGTACGTTATCGTGGACCGCATGTTCATCGGCAAATACGTCGCGGACCTCGGACTGGCCGCGATGAATGCCGCCATGCCGATTTCGATGGTCATCTTCGCTGTTTCGATCCTGATCGGCCGCGGCAGCGCGGTGCTCTACTCGATCGAGCTCGGCCGGAAAAATTACGCCGAAGCGCAGAAGCTTTTCGGCATGTCGATGCTGATCTACCTCATCGCCTCGGCCGTCATCACGATCGGGGGGCTGCTGTTCCTCGACCCGCTGCTGAATCTGGTCGGCATTCCGCCCGAAGCGCTTCCCTACGGCCGCAGCTATCTGTCGGTGTCCCTGTACGGGACGATCTTCGTCATGCTCGGATTCCAGAACAACCTGATCCGCGGCGAAGGCTATTCGGGGCTCGCGATGTTCACGCAGGTCATCGGCGCGGTCATGAACGTCGGACTCGACTGGCTTTTCGTCGCAAAGTTCGGATGGGGGATGTCCGGCGCGGCATGGGCGACCGTCGCTTCACAGGCTGCGTCGACGGTCTGGGTCATGAGCTTCTTCCGCTCGCGCCGCAGCATCGCGAAGCTCGACTGGCGGACCTTCCGCTTCTACGGCTGGAACTACTTCGGGCGCATCCTCTACAACGGCTGTTCGCCGTTCGCGATCAACGTGGCCGGCAGCATCATCTGGACGTTCCAGAACCACATGCTTCTGGAGCACGGCAGCCTGCTCGCCATGGCGGCTTTCGGCATCATCCTGACCGTCAACCAGCTGCTGATGGGACTCATTTTCGGAGTCACCATGGGGATGCAGCCGCTCATCGGCTACAACACGGGCGCGGCGAAATACCACCGCGTGCTGAAGAGCTTCTATTGTTCGATCCTGCTCGCCGCCGTCTTCGCCCTGATTCCGTACCTGGCCGTGCAGATCTTCGCGCGGCCGATCTTCACATGGTTCGTGGATGCGTCGAACACAAAGCTCATCGACCTCGGCGTCTATTCGATGCGGCGCTTCCTGCTGCTGCTGCCGATCGGCTGCGGGAGCATCCTCGTTTCGCAGTATTTCCAGAGCATCGGGCGCGCGCCGGTGGCGCTGTTCCTCGCCATGACCAGGCAGCTCGCGTTCCAGGTGCCGCTGCTCCTGATCCTGCCGCAGGTTTTCGGCTACGATGGCGTGCTGTTCTCGGGGCCGGCGGGAGACGCGCTCGCGTTCTTCGTCGCCTGCTTCCTCATGCAGCGCGAACTCAAGCGGCTGCATAAATGCGAAGGCGAGGAGTGCCGCGCCGCTTGAACCCGACCGGAACCGGCGGTATATTTGAAGGAACGCCAACCGTCAACCCGGAGGAGAACATCATGAAAGTTGTGCTTGTGAACGGCAGTCCCCATGCGAAAGGCTGCACCTTTACCGCGCTGGCCGAAGTCGCCGGCGAACTCGAAAAGAACGGCGTGGAAACCGAAATCTTCCAGATCGGCAACCGTCCGATCCGCGGCTGCATCGCCTGCGGCAAATGTGCCGAAAGCGGCTGCTGCATCTTCACGGACGACCCCGTCAACGCCTGTGTGGACAAATTCAAGGAGGCGGACGGCATCGTGGTCGGCTCTCCGGTCTACTACGCCGCGCCGAACGGCGCCCTGTCGGCGCTGCTCGACCGGGTTTTCTTCATGAAGAGCAGCGCCTACGCCTATAAGCCCGCCGCCGCGGTCGTCAGCTGCCGCCGCGGCGGAGCGACCGCCGCCTTCGACCGGCTCAACAAATATTTCACGATCTCGAACATGCCGATCGTCTCGTCGCAATACTGGAACATGGTCCACGGCAACACGCCGGAGGAGGTGCGGCAGGATCTCGAAGGGCTCCAGATCATGCGCACGCTCGGAAAAAACATGGCGTGGCTGCTCAAGTGCATCGACAAAGCCGCCCTGCCCCGCCCCGAACGCGAACCGCAAATCTGGACCAACTTCATCCGCGAATGAGCATCCGGATCACGGTTTCGCCGGGCGGCGTTCTCCGCGCGGCCGGCGATGCGGCGCTCGAACAGGCGTTCGCCTCCGGCAGCGGCGCCGGGCTGCTGGCGCTGCTGAAGGGGGATGCGCCGCCCGACGCCGAGCCGCCGGTCCACTTTTTCCGTCGGGTCGGCCGCGAATTCGCGGCCCGGCTCTGCCGTGTGCCGGAGTCCGACCCGGAGACGATGTTCCGGTCCGCCCGCCCCGATGCCGAGCTGCTCGCCGCCGAGCTCTTCGACCGCCCTTCGATGACCGGCGGCGAATATCTGACGCTCGATCTGCTGACCCGGCTGCACGAAGAGCTTGAGGCGGCCATGCGCGCGGAGATCGCCCGCTCCGGACTCAATGTGCCCGATTATCTGCGGACGCTCTCCCCCGCCTGGAGCAGCGTCGGCAAACTCAGTTTTCACCTCGCCGAAAACAAGAAGAACGAGGACGGCCGCCATCCGTTCGCCTTCCTGGCCACCTTTATCCACCGCCTGAGCGAGAACGACCAGCCGCGCCACCTGCCGCTGGCGGCTGCGCTCAAGACCTTCTCCGGCGACCGCGCCGCCCTTCTGGCGCTGCTGCGGCCGATCCGCGAGGCGGCGGAGAAGAGCGGCTTCGTCGCCCGGCTGCTCGCCGACGGTTCGATCTACCGGCCCTGCGTCTGGACGCCTGACGAGGCGCACGCCTTCGTGCAGGCGATTCCGGTGTTCGAAGAGGCGAACATCCTCGTCCGGTTCGCGAATCTCTGGAAAAAGCGGCCGCCGAAACTGCAGGCGAAGGTTTCGCTCGAAGTCGGCAGGAAACCGAGCCGATTGAATTCGGAGCTGCTGCTCAGATTCACGGTCGAAGCCGTGATCGGCAACGAAAAGCTGACTCCCGACGAGCTCGAAGAGCTCCTGCATTCCGGCGGCGGCCTGGTCCGCATCAAAGGCGAATGGGTCGATGCGGACCCCGAAAACGTGCAGAAGCTCCTGAAACAGTGGGGCGCGCTGCCGCGCGAGGCGCTGACGCTCGCGGAAGGCGTACGGCTTCTGGCCAAAGCCGCGCCGGAATTCCCGGCCGTCGATTCGGACCTGCTGCGGATCGAAGCGGCGGAGGAGCTCGAAAAGCTTCTTTCCGGCGACGGCTTTCCCGATGAGCTGCGCCGCCCGCCGCTGCCCGCTCCGCTCGCCCGGACGCTGCGTCCCTACCAGGTCGGCGGCGTCGATTTCCTCTGGCGCACAACCGCGCTCGGCATGGGCGGCTGCCTCGCCGACGACATGGGGCTCGGCAAAACGCTGCAGGTGCTGACCTATCTCGAACTCCTGCGGAAGCGCAGGCTTCTGTCGCCTCTGCCGGCGCTGCTGATCGCCCCGGCCTCGCTGCTGGAGAACTGGAAGAGCGAGGCGGCGAAATTCACGCCCGGACTGCGGCTCAGACTGCTGCACAACTCGGCGCTCGCTCCCGGCGAGCTCGACCGTTTCGAAGCCGACCCGGCCGGTTTTCTCGCAGAAAGCGACCTCGCCGTCACGACCTACGCGATGGCGACGCGGCTCAGGGGGCTGCACGCGCTCGAATTCCCGGCCGTCGTCATCGATGAAGCGCAGGCGATCAAGAATCCGAACTCCGGCCAGAGCCGAGCGGTCCGGCGGCTTCGCGGCAGGCGGCGGATCGCGCTCTCCGGCACGCCGGTCGAAAACCGCCTGACTGACCTCTGGAGCATCTTCGATTTTCTGACGCCGGGGCTGCTCGGCACGCTGCCGCGCTTTCAGGAGTGGATCAAATCGCTCGAGGAGAAGCAGGAGAAGAGCTGTGCGCCGCTGCGCCGCCTCACTTCGCCCTACATTCTGCGAAGGCTCAAAAGCGACCGCTCGATCATCCGCGACCTGCCGGACAAGAGCGAGGTCAACGCCTATTGCACGCTGACGAAGGAGCAGGCGCTCCTTTACAGCCGCGTCCTCGAAGCCATGAAGCGCGACCTCGAATGCGCCGGGGAGGACGGCAAGGCCGGCGTCGTACTCGGGGCGCTGACCCATTTCAAGCAGATCTGCAACCATCCGGCCCAATACACCGGCGGCGGGGATTTCCGGCCGGAGGCGAGCGGCAAGTTCCAACGGCTTGCCGAGCTCGCCGAGCCGATCGCCTCCCGCCAGGAAAAAGTGCTGGTGTTCACGCAGTACCGCGAAATGTGCGAACCGCTGCACGAACATCTCGCGCACTGCTTCGGCCGTCCCGGGCTCGTGCTGCACGGCGGAACGCCGGTCGGCCGCCGCGCCGGGCTCGTGGAGGAGTTCCAGCGCGAGGACGGGCCTCCGTTCTTCGTCCTGTCGCTGAAGGCGGCCGGAACCGGACTCAATCTGACGGCGGCCAGCCACGTCATCCACTTCGACCGCTGGTGGAATCCGGCGGTCGAAAACCAGGCGACCGACCGGGCCTACCGCATCGGGCAGCACCGCAACGTGCTCGTCCATAAAATGATCTGCGTCGGGACCATCGAAGCGCGAATCGACGCGCTGATCCGCGACAAGCGGAAACTGGCCGACGACCTGCTCGCCTCCGGCGTCGAATCGGAGCTCATGCGCCTGCCCGCCGCCGAACTCCTGAAGCTGGCCCGGCTCGACCTCAACCACATGGAGGAAACTGAATGAATGATTATGATGATGAATCCCTTCCGCTGTCGGTGAAGGAGCTCAGGGCGCGTGCCGCAGGAATCGCCCGGCGGCTCGAAGCGGAGGGCGAAACGCTCTCGCCGGTCGGCGCCAACGGCCGCTCCATCGCCCGAAGCTTCTGGGGGAAAGCCTGGTGCCGCAACATCGAATCGTATCAGGATTACGAAAGCCGTCTGCCGCGCGGCCGCAGCTATCTGAGGAACGGGACGGTCATCGACCTGAAGATACTGCCGGGCAAAGTGACCGCGCTGGTATCCGGCTCCGAGCTGTACCATGTCGAAATCCGGATCGACCCGGTCGCGCCGGAACGCTGGGCGCAGCTCCGGAAACAGTGCTTCGGGAAGATCGGCTCGCTCGTCGATCTTGTCGAAGGCAAACTCTCCGACCCGATCGTCGAACTGCTGTGCGACCGGGATTCCGGCCTGTTCCCCGAACCGGATGAAATTCACCTGAACTGCGACTGCCCCGACTGGGCCGACCTCTGCAAGCACCTGGCCGCGGTTCTTTACGGCATCGGGGCGCGGCTCGACGACGATCCGGCGCTCTTCTTCGTGCTGCGCGGCGTCGACCAGTCCGAGCTCTTCTCCGGCGACCTCGGCGAGAACCTTCCCGGCGCGGCAGTCGATCTGGACGATCTGGACGATCTTGCCGACACCTTCGGCATCGAGCTCGACTGACCCCGGTTATTCCGTCCAGCCGAGAACCGGCCACTCCTTCTCCCGGGCGAGCTTGAGCAGCTCGGGAGCCGGGTTGACCGCGAACGGGAAACCGACCGCATTGAGGATATTCACATCGTTCACGCTGTCGCCGTAATAGGCGAAATCGGCCAGGGCAAACCCGTGTCCGGCCGCCCATGCCGCCGCAATTTCGACCTTGCCCTCCTGCGCGCCGTAGGTGCCGGTGATGCGCCCGGTATAGCGCCCGTCCGCCAGCTCGAGCGTCGTGCCGAGAACCTCCCGGATGCCAAGGCACTCCGCGAGCGGCTGCGCGACGACCGAATTCGTGCTGGTCAGAATCGCCACGGGGAAACCGGCGTCAAGCAGGGAGCCGACGAGCTTCCGCGCTTCCGGATAGATGTGCGGGCGCACATACTCCTCGAAATGCAGCTCGGCCAGCGGACGCATCTCCTCCGGCGTCTTCCCGATGAACTCCCGGAACTGGAACAGATAGAACTCTTCGACATCGAGCGTCCCGGCATTGTAGTCGTCAAAATAGCGGTCGGCCTCGGCGAGATCGCTCTCGGGCGCAAGGTTGTGCCTGACGGCGAACTGTTTCCAGCTGACGTCGCAATCGTTGTTGATCAGCGTGTGATCCATGTCGAAAAAATAAACGGCGGGAGTTTTCACGTTCGGGAGGCATCCTCTGTCAGTGGTTGAATTTCATCCTTGAAGCGAGCCAGCAGCGCTTCGGCTTCCGGGCGGCTCGCGCACTCGACGTTGAGCCGCAGAATCGGCTCGGTGTTGGACGAACGCACGAGCACGCGTCCCTCCGGCAGGTCGAACCGCAGTCCGTCGAAGGTCATCGGAGCAAACGACCGGTAGCGGCGGGTCAGTTCGGCCAGAACCGCGCGGGAACGGATCGGCGGAACATCGAAACGGCACGACAAATTCGCGATCGGCGGAAAATCCGCCACGATTTCCGAGAGCTTCCGCTCCGAAAACGCAAGCCGCTCGAGAATCAGCGCCATCGCGCCGAAACTGTCCCGTCCCGGGTGAACCCGCCGGTAGATGACCCCGCCGCAGTTTCCCTCCCCGCCGATCACGCCGTCGACCTCAATCATCTTCTCGACCACGTTGATCTCTCCGACCGGAGCGGAATAGAAACTGCAGCCGTAGCTTTCGGCGATCATCTCGACCAGGCGCGAGGTCTGGACATTCGCGACGACCGGCCCGGGATCGCCGCCGTCGAGCACCTGGTCGACCGCCAATGCAACGGTATAGTGGGTCGAAAGCGCGACCCCTTTTTCGGTCACGACCGTAAGCCGGTCGCCGTCCGGATCCTGCCCGAAGCCGACGTCGCAGCCGTTTTCCCGGACCGCCCGGCAGAGCGCGCCGAGGTTCTCGGGCAGCGGCTCGGGAGACCGGGCGAAGTTCCCGTCCGGCCGATCGTTAATGGCGAACACCTCGCAGCCGAGCCGCTGCAGGAAGCCGGCGCTGAACACCGCGCCGACGCCGTTGACGCAGTCGACCGCGACCCGGAACTTCTTTTTCCTGACCGCTTCGACGTCGATCACCTCGAAAATCCGTTTCTCATGCAGCGAAAACGCGTCCGGCAGGACCCGGATTCCGCGGTAGTCGCTTTCGGCGCGGTACGGCAGATTTCCCTGATTGTACAGATCGAACAGTCCGGCCGCCTCGCCGGGAGAAAGAAACGTTCCGGCGCCGCCGATGAATTTGAGCGCATTCCACTGCGGCGGATTGTGGCTGGCCGTGATGGCGATGCCGCCCGCCGCCTCGATCGACTTGACCGTGTACTGCAGCGTCGGAGTCGGAATGACGCCGACCCGCAGCACCTCACACCCCGCGGCCAGCAGCCCGGCCGTGACCGCCTGTTCGAACATGCCGCCGGTCGAACGCGTATCGCGCCCGACCACAATGCGGCCGCCGCCCTGATAAAAACCGAACGCCGCGCCGAGATCGGCGGCCAGCCGGGCCGTGAGCCCTTCGCCGACGATGCCGCGCACGCCGCTTTCGGAAAATTTCAGCGTACTGATCCTGTTCATTCCCGCAATTCCCGTCCTTTCGCTTTGCAGAATATAACGCCGGAGCGGACTCTTTTCAATGAATCTTCAATCCCGATTTGATATTTTCGGGAAAAGCGTTAAATTATGGATATCCGAATTGATTGACAAAACAACCCGCATCGAGGAAATCACCACATGCCGATACAGACCTATACGCTCTCTCCGGACGCCGGCGGGACCTTCGGTTCCGCCACCGAACAGGAATTCAACACGCCGCATACCGAAACGCTCGGGCTCGCCGGCGACCTCGTCGACTGCTACCGGATCACGCTGACCAACGGCATCTTCCAGGTCCTCGGCGGCGTCAGCGGTTCCCTGAAGGCCAAAGCCGCGCTCTACAACGCCGACGGCAAAAAAACCGCCTCGATCACGATCAGCAACGGGAAAATCACCATGAAGCCGCAGACGCTTGCGGCGGGAACCTATTACATCATGGTCGAGAGCCGGGACAAAGGCAAGACCGCCGGAGAGTACACGCTCTCGGTCGCCGGAACCCGGTTTCCGGACCCGGTCCAGAACAACACGCCCTACGACGCGACCGCCCTCCCCCTGAGCGAAGCCGGAGCCGGCAATGCGAACGGCTGGGTCGGGCTCGGCGATTCGATCGACTACTACCGGATCGATCCGGACCGCGCCGGACAGGTCTTCGTCGGCGTCAGCGGCCTGACCGCGAAGGTCAAGGTGACCCTCTACCGCGCCGACGGCAAAAAGCTCAAAAGCGTCACGCTTTCGAAGGACAACGGCAATGTGTTCAAAAACGGCCTCCTGCTCGACAAGGAAGCGGTCTACCTCTCGGTCGAATCCGGCGACAAAGGCAAGGGCAAACAGAACACCGGCTACACGCTGACCGTCGACGACCGCTATTTCCCGGCCGCATCCGACGACAACAGCCGCGACAAGGCCGCGAAGCTCCCCCTCGACCAGGACGGAAACGGCGCCGGAACGAACTGGGTCGGCATGGGCGACGCGGTTGACTATTACCGGATCGATCCGAACCGCGCCGGCCAGGTCTTCATCGGCGTCAGCGGCCTGACCGCCAAGGTCAAAGTGACCCTCTACCGCGCCGACGGCAAAAAACTCAAGAGCGTCAGTCTCTCGAAGGACAGCGCCGACATCTTCAAAGGCGGGCTCCTGCTCGACCGCGGAACGTTCTATCTGTCGGTCGAATCCGGCGACAAAGGCAAGGGCAAGCAGAACACCGATTACACCGTAACCGTCGACGACCGTTATTTCCCGGCCGCATCCGACGACAACAGCCGCGACAAGGCCGCAGAACTCGCGCTCGACGCCAACGGCAGCGGCTCCGCCTCCAACTGGGTCGGCATGGGCGACGCGATCGACTATTACAGAATCGATCCGGCCGCGGCCGGCCGGGTCTACATCGGAATCGGCAACCTGACAGCGAAAGTCAAGGTCACGCTCTACCGCGCCGACGGCAAAAAACTCAAGAGCGTCAGCCTTTCGAAGGACAACGCCGACATCTTCAAGGGGGGACTCCTGCTCGACCGCGAGGCGGTCTACCTTTCGGTCGAATCCGGCGACAAAGGCAAGGGCAAGCAGAACAGCGACTACACGCTGACCGTCAACGACCACTATTTTCCGGCCGCGACCGACGACGACACGATCGAAACCTCCGACTGGATCGATCTTGATGAAAACGGCCGCGCCTCGGTCAAAGGCTGGGTCGGCTACGGAGATGCGGCGGACTGCTACCGGATCGATCCGCTCCGCGCCGGAACCGTCTCGATCACCCTCTCCGATGTGACGGCGAAACTCAAAGTCACGCTTTACAGCCGGGGCAAAAAGATCAAGACGCTCAGCGTCAAGCCGGGCGGCGGCTCCCTCGAGGGCCTGGTCCTCCCGGCCATGCCGGTCTATATCCTCGTCGAATCCGGCGACAAGGGGAAAGGCAAGCAGAACAGCGGCTACACGCTGGACATCACCGACAACTATTCATCGGCGCCGCAAACCAACGACGACATTCTGACTGCCGCGCGGCTGAACTGGGATTCCGCCCGGAAGGCCGAAGTCACCGACTGGGTCGGCCCCGACGATCAAACCGACTTTTTCCGCTTCGAGCTGGACCGTTCCTGCGCCGTCAATATGAACCTGATTCCGGACGAAGCCGGAATCGAGGTCGGCAGGCAGCTCAAAATCACGCTCTACAACGAAGCCGGCAAAAAACTCAAGCTCGACTCCGCGCTGAATACGCAGCAGCTCGATGCCGCGGTCTACTTCATTTCGGTCGAAATCAGCAATCCGAAAAAGTACAGCACCGGCTACCGTCTCGACGTGCAGCAGCTCGCCTGACCTCTCCGGGCGTTGCGGGGAGCTGCCCGCAACGCCCGGCGCACCCGGATCGCCGGCAGGCAACGGCCCGAAGAGTGCAGAGCCGGGAGGGAGACCGCGGCGCCGCTCAACCCGTCTGCGGAGAGAGCGCTCCCGGTTCCGGGCGCGCAGAGGGGTGACCAATATGACCTATCAGATCAGTATCAGTGCGTCGTCGAGAGCGGCGATGATGTCGTCAACGTGTTCGAGTCCGATGGAAAGACGAACGAGTTCGGGCGTGAGTCCGGCCTTGCGCTGGTCCTCGTCGGAGAGCTGCGAGTGGGTCGTGCTCGCCGGATGGATGATCAGGCTCTTGGCGTCCCCGACATTGGCGAGAATGCTGAACAGCCCGATATTGTCCACCAGTTTGATGCCCTCGGCGCTGCCGCCCCTGACGCCGAATACGACCATACCGCCCGCGCCGTCCGGCAGGTATTTCTGCGCGAGCTCATGCGACGGATCGCCGGAAAGTCCGGGGTAGCGCACCCACGCGACCTTCGGATGATGCTTCAGGAACTCCGCCACCTTCCGCGCATTGGAGCTGTGGCGCTCCATGCGCAGCGGAAGCGATTCGACTCCCTGCAGGAAGAGCCATGCCGCGTCCGGCGCGAGCGTCGGCCCCTGATTGCGCAGCCCGACCGTACGCAGCCGCGGAATGAACGCCAGCGGATTCAGTTCCCCGAGATCGTGTGCGAAACGCAGTCCGTGATAACCGCGGTCAGGTTCGTTGTAGAGCGAGAACTTCGGATCGGTCCAGTCGAAATTCCCGGCATCGACGACCACTCCTCCGATGCCGGTTCCATGTCCTCCGATCCACTTGGAAAGCGAGTGGATCACGATGTTCGCGCCGTGCTCGATCGGACGCAGCAGCGTCGGCGGCGTGAAGGTCGCGTCGACGATCAGCGGCAGGTGATGCTTCTTCGCAATCGTCGCGTAACCTTCGATGTCGGCGACGTCGAGCGCCGGGTTGCCGACGGTTTCGATATAGAGCGCACGGGTCTTTTCATTGATCGCCGCCTCTGTCGCCGCAAAATCGTTGACCGGCGCGAAGCGGACCGTGATTCCCTGCTGGGGCAGGATCGCGTCGAACTGCGTGAAGGTGCCGCCGTAAAGATTGTTTGCGGAGACCAGTTCATCGCCCTGCCTGAGAATATTGGTGACGGCGAAATAGATCGCCGCCG
Coding sequences within it:
- a CDS encoding MATE family efflux transporter, with translation MGAQTEKLGTDPVMPLLLRLALPSMAGLIIGNLYVIVDRMFIGKYVADLGLAAMNAAMPISMVIFAVSILIGRGSAVLYSIELGRKNYAEAQKLFGMSMLIYLIASAVITIGGLLFLDPLLNLVGIPPEALPYGRSYLSVSLYGTIFVMLGFQNNLIRGEGYSGLAMFTQVIGAVMNVGLDWLFVAKFGWGMSGAAWATVASQAASTVWVMSFFRSRRSIAKLDWRTFRFYGWNYFGRILYNGCSPFAINVAGSIIWTFQNHMLLEHGSLLAMAAFGIILTVNQLLMGLIFGVTMGMQPLIGYNTGAAKYHRVLKSFYCSILLAAVFALIPYLAVQIFARPIFTWFVDASNTKLIDLGVYSMRRFLLLLPIGCGSILVSQYFQSIGRAPVALFLAMTRQLAFQVPLLLILPQVFGYDGVLFSGPAGDALAFFVACFLMQRELKRLHKCEGEECRAA
- a CDS encoding flavodoxin family protein, whose product is MKVVLVNGSPHAKGCTFTALAEVAGELEKNGVETEIFQIGNRPIRGCIACGKCAESGCCIFTDDPVNACVDKFKEADGIVVGSPVYYAAPNGALSALLDRVFFMKSSAYAYKPAAAVVSCRRGGATAAFDRLNKYFTISNMPIVSSQYWNMVHGNTPEEVRQDLEGLQIMRTLGKNMAWLLKCIDKAALPRPEREPQIWTNFIRE
- a CDS encoding DEAD/DEAH box helicase, with the translated sequence MSIRITVSPGGVLRAAGDAALEQAFASGSGAGLLALLKGDAPPDAEPPVHFFRRVGREFAARLCRVPESDPETMFRSARPDAELLAAELFDRPSMTGGEYLTLDLLTRLHEELEAAMRAEIARSGLNVPDYLRTLSPAWSSVGKLSFHLAENKKNEDGRHPFAFLATFIHRLSENDQPRHLPLAAALKTFSGDRAALLALLRPIREAAEKSGFVARLLADGSIYRPCVWTPDEAHAFVQAIPVFEEANILVRFANLWKKRPPKLQAKVSLEVGRKPSRLNSELLLRFTVEAVIGNEKLTPDELEELLHSGGGLVRIKGEWVDADPENVQKLLKQWGALPREALTLAEGVRLLAKAAPEFPAVDSDLLRIEAAEELEKLLSGDGFPDELRRPPLPAPLARTLRPYQVGGVDFLWRTTALGMGGCLADDMGLGKTLQVLTYLELLRKRRLLSPLPALLIAPASLLENWKSEAAKFTPGLRLRLLHNSALAPGELDRFEADPAGFLAESDLAVTTYAMATRLRGLHALEFPAVVIDEAQAIKNPNSGQSRAVRRLRGRRRIALSGTPVENRLTDLWSIFDFLTPGLLGTLPRFQEWIKSLEEKQEKSCAPLRRLTSPYILRRLKSDRSIIRDLPDKSEVNAYCTLTKEQALLYSRVLEAMKRDLECAGEDGKAGVVLGALTHFKQICNHPAQYTGGGDFRPEASGKFQRLAELAEPIASRQEKVLVFTQYREMCEPLHEHLAHCFGRPGLVLHGGTPVGRRAGLVEEFQREDGPPFFVLSLKAAGTGLNLTAASHVIHFDRWWNPAVENQATDRAYRIGQHRNVLVHKMICVGTIEARIDALIRDKRKLADDLLASGVESELMRLPAAELLKLARLDLNHMEETE
- a CDS encoding SWIM zinc finger family protein, with product MNDYDDESLPLSVKELRARAAGIARRLEAEGETLSPVGANGRSIARSFWGKAWCRNIESYQDYESRLPRGRSYLRNGTVIDLKILPGKVTALVSGSELYHVEIRIDPVAPERWAQLRKQCFGKIGSLVDLVEGKLSDPIVELLCDRDSGLFPEPDEIHLNCDCPDWADLCKHLAAVLYGIGARLDDDPALFFVLRGVDQSELFSGDLGENLPGAAVDLDDLDDLADTFGIELD
- a CDS encoding HAD family hydrolase → MKTPAVYFFDMDHTLINNDCDVSWKQFAVRHNLAPESDLAEADRYFDDYNAGTLDVEEFYLFQFREFIGKTPEEMRPLAELHFEEYVRPHIYPEARKLVGSLLDAGFPVAILTSTNSVVAQPLAECLGIREVLGTTLELADGRYTGRITGTYGAQEGKVEIAAAWAAGHGFALADFAYYGDSVNDVNILNAVGFPFAVNPAPELLKLAREKEWPVLGWTE
- the glmM gene encoding phosphoglucosamine mutase; the protein is MNRISTLKFSESGVRGIVGEGLTARLAADLGAAFGFYQGGGRIVVGRDTRSTGGMFEQAVTAGLLAAGCEVLRVGVIPTPTLQYTVKSIEAAGGIAITASHNPPQWNALKFIGGAGTFLSPGEAAGLFDLYNQGNLPYRAESDYRGIRVLPDAFSLHEKRIFEVIDVEAVRKKKFRVAVDCVNGVGAVFSAGFLQRLGCEVFAINDRPDGNFARSPEPLPENLGALCRAVRENGCDVGFGQDPDGDRLTVVTEKGVALSTHYTVALAVDQVLDGGDPGPVVANVQTSRLVEMIAESYGCSFYSAPVGEINVVEKMIEVDGVIGGEGNCGGVIYRRVHPGRDSFGAMALILERLAFSERKLSEIVADFPPIANLSCRFDVPPIRSRAVLAELTRRYRSFAPMTFDGLRFDLPEGRVLVRSSNTEPILRLNVECASRPEAEALLARFKDEIQPLTEDASRT
- a CDS encoding O-acetylhomoserine aminocarboxypropyltransferase/cysteine synthase family protein — translated: MNNRNYHIETLALHAGQEIEPATRARAVPVYRTTAYNFKSSQHGADLFALREPGNIYARLMNPTNDVLEKRLAQLDGGAAALTLSSGTAAIYFAVTNILRQGDELVSANNLYGGTFTQFDAILPQQGITVRFAPVNDFAATEAAINEKTRALYIETVGNPALDVADIEGYATIAKKHHLPLIVDATFTPPTLLRPIEHGANIVIHSLSKWIGGHGTGIGGVVVDAGNFDWTDPKFSLYNEPDRGYHGLRFAHDLGELNPLAFIPRLRTVGLRNQGPTLAPDAAWLFLQGVESLPLRMERHSSNARKVAEFLKHHPKVAWVRYPGLSGDPSHELAQKYLPDGAGGMVVFGVRGGSAEGIKLVDNIGLFSILANVGDAKSLIIHPASTTHSQLSDEDQRKAGLTPELVRLSIGLEHVDDIIAALDDALILI